The Oceanispirochaeta sp. genome includes the window TTAGAAATCTTCGAAGGATCCACCGAAAAAACAAGATCGAAAATGATAATTATCAAGGGGCTGAATGATGATGGATTTCTACTGGCCAGGGATTTGGAGAAGGGAAAGGAAATGACAATAACAACAGGAGAAATCAGCTTTATGGATTTTATCTGAAATCTTTTAATTTATATTCGTATTTTTCATTCAGAAATGCAAAATATTTCTTGATGAATCGAAACAGAATGAGTATCTTACATTTGAAGATTTGCATAAGTCTTTTAAAATAAAAAATCAAATTACCTGAAATTAGGGAGAGAATTGTTTATGGCTAAACAGTTAAAGTTTAACGAAGAAGCGCGCAGAAAACTTCTTGCTGGAGTTGAAAAACTTTCAGACGCTGTCAAAGTGACATTGGGTCCAAAGGGAAGAAATGTTCTTCTGGATAAGAAATTCGGAGCTCCAACAGTTACAAAAGATGGTGTTTCAGTGGCTCGCGAAATTGAATTGGAAGACCCCTTTGAAAACATGGGAGCTCAGCTTGTCAAGGAAGTGGCCACAAAGACCAATGATGTAGCCGGTGATGGAACAACTACAGCAACCGTTCTTGCCTTCTCTATTGTTAAAGAAGGATTGAAGAGCGTTGCTGCCGGAATCAACCCCATGGGAATCAAACGTGGAATAGACAAGGCAGTGGAAGATGCAGTTCAAGAAATCAAGAAAGCATCCAAAGAAATCAATGACAAAGAAGAGATTGCACAGGTCGCGTCAATTTCTGCCAACAATGATCATGAAATTGGTGAAGAAATTGCCAGGGCCATGGAAAAAGTTGGAAAAGACGGTGTGATCACAGTTGAAGAATCAAAAACAATTGAAACAACAACTGATTTTGTTGAAGGTATGCAGTTTGACAGAGGTTATCTTTCTCCTTACTTCGCATCCAACAGAGATACCATGTCAACAGTCATGGAGACTCCCTACATCCTTATCTACGATAAGAAAATCTCAAACATGAAAGAACTCCTTCCCCTTCTTGAAAAAGTGGCTCAGACAAGTAAGCCCCTTCTGATCATTGCAGAAGACGTTGAAGGTGAAGCTCTGGCAACTCTTGTTGTCAACACAATCAGAGGTGCTCTGAATGTATGTGCTGTTAAGGCACCCGGATTCGGAGACAGAAGAAAAGCCATGCTGGAAGACATTGCCATCCTGACTGGCGGAGAAGTCATTTCTGAAGAAATCGGACTGAAGCTGGAAAATACCGAGCTGGAACAGCTTGGAAAAGCTAAAATGATCAAGGTTGAAAAAGAAAACACAACCATTATCAACGGTGAAGGTACAGAATCGGGTATCAAAGAAAGAATATCACAGATTAAAATTCAGATTGATGATACATCCAGTGACTATGATAAAGAAAAGTTGCAGGAACGTCTGGCCAAACTGGCTGGTGGTGTTGCGGTCATCAATGTCGGAGCCGCCACAGAAGTAGAACTTAAAGAAAAGAAACACAGAGTAGAAGATGCATTATCTGCTACCCGTGCAGCCATTGATGAAGGTATCGTACCCGGAGGTGGACTGACTCTTGTTCAGATTTGCAATTCTCTGGTAGCTTCTGACAACTTGACTGCAGAAGAACTTGTCGGTTACAACATCGTCAAGAGAGCTCTTGAAGAGCCTATCCGTCAAATAGCAATCAATGCCGGTGTTGATGGAGCTATCATCGCAGATAAGGCAAAACACGAAAAGAAGGGCATCGGTTTTGATGCTTACAAGATGGAATGGACTAATATGGTAGCAGCGGGAATCATTGATCCTGCCAAGGTAACCAGAAGTGCTCTCCAGAATGCTGCATCTATCGCAGCTCTTCTTCTCACAACTGAATGTGCAATCACCGACCTTCCCGAAGAAAACATGCCAGCAGGTGCTCCTGCAGGCGGCATGGGTGGAATGGGCGGAATGGGCGGCATGGGCGGCATGATGTAATCATCCCCCGTTCCTGAGAGGAGAGGGAGGCGAAAGCTTCCCTCTTTTTTTGGAAACAGAGAGGATCTTAACCAGATTTATAGAAAAAGGAGACAATATTTTGAAAAAAGATGATTTTGTCAGTACCATCGGGTATAGCGGAGATTCTGCCATTGTAGATAAGAAGCTGCAAAAACCGGGGACTCCTATCGAGGCACTTCTTGAGCAGGGATTGTATAAAGCGGCATTCAGTAAAGCCCTTCATGAAAAGAACCTCCTTGATCAGGAAAAGGTACTGGAGGTATACAACCTGAATAGCAAGTCTTCCTATAAATCGATTGAAGAATTAAAACGACTTTTTGGCGTATTCCATGTCCCTGAAAAAATTACCAGGGTCAAACGAATTTAATCATTCTTGACGGTTATTGATTTTCTGTGATAATTTTACAAAATCTTTTTATAATCCGAGGAAAATATATATGGATAATTTTAGTCTGGCTCTCCTGATGGGAATTCCCTCAGGTGGTTCTTCCAGCTCTTCCGGTGGTTCAATGACAACGAGTCTTGTCACTTTCGCTCTGGTAATCGGTATTTTCTATTTTCTTATTATTAGACCACAGAATAAGAAACAGAAAGAAACCAAAAACATGATTGCAGCAGTTAAGAAGAATGATAAGATCATTACAATTGGCGGTATCAGAGGAACAGTACATTCTGTAAAAGAAGAAACTGTTGTTATCAAGGTTGATGATGATTGCAAACTCGAGATAAACAAGTCTGCGATTTCGACTGTTCTAGGTCCTGAGTCAAAAAAAGACGTCAAAGAAGTCAAAGAAGTCAAAGATGTCAAAGTGAAAAAAGACAAGAAAGACAGTAAAGAAATAATAGAAGAAGAAGAAGTAGAAAAAAAATAATAATAGCTACCGGAGATTTTAATGAATAAACGATTGAGATTCATCGTCGTTCTTTTCTTTCTGGGATTGGGTGCGTACTTTCTGTTTCCAACAGTACAATGGTATTTTAACACTCCCGAAGAAAAGAAAATCCTTGCAAACGGCTCCAAGGAACAAATCAGAAACTATGCCAAAGTAGAAGCGTCTAAGGACCTGAAATCTTTGATTGAGCTTGTTAAGGATAGCCCTGATGCGGAGCTTCCTGAAAATATCAAATTTCTCGTTCCTGTGGCTAAAGAAAACTTCAAACTTGAAAAACTTGATATACCTAAAACATGGACGGTTCAATCTGTTCTGAAGGGATTTCAATCTGGAAATGAAGTCTTTAAAACTCTGGAAGAGTATTATAGAGATGACATTTTGAACTTGAAAGCTCTCAAGAACAAGACACTGATGCTGGGATTAGACCTTTCTGGTGGAATGAGTGTTGTCGTTGAAGCCGATACGGAGAGTCTTACAAAAAGACTGGAGAGAACACCAACCGAAGACGACTTGAGAGAGGCTCTGACTCTGGCTATGGAAATTCTGAATAACAGAATTGACAAGTTTGGTGTTACTGAACCTCAGATTAGAAAACAGTCGAACAATCAGATTCTGATTGAGGTACCCGGTGAAGTCGATCCTGAAAGAGTAAACTCCTTTCTAATGGGCAAGGGACAACTCAACTTTCATATTGTAGATGATGCTGCCACAAGCCGGATCATCCAGTATGCTGCTCAGAATCCTGGTGATACATTTGAAAACGGACGTCCTAAAGATACAGAGGTTCTGGAAGCAGGTCTTCTTGTTTACGGTTTTTACAAGAAAGACAATTACGGAATTGATCAGTTCCAGCGCTTTGTCGTCATTCATGAAGAAGTAGGGCTGGATGGACAGCATATTGATCAGGCTCAGGTCATTACAGATCAGATTACAGGTCAGCCCAATGTAATTTTTAACCTTGATTCAGAAGGTGGAGAAATCTTTTACAAGTTCACCTCAGATAACACAGGAAATACTCTGGCGGTTGTGATGGACGACAAGGTCAAAGCCGCTGCACGGATTTCTGAACCCATCAGAGATTCTGTAAGAATCACCGGTTTTGACACAGCAGAGGCCAACGATCTGGCTCTTGTACTGAGAACGGCAGCCCTCCCAGTCGATCTGCGGATCATTAATGAGAATGCTGTTGGAGCGTCTCTCGGAAGTGATGCCATCAGTGCCGGTCTGAAGGCTATTATGTTTGGCTTCATAGCCGTATTTATCTTTATGATCCTCTACTACAAGGGAGCAGGAATCATTGCTGATATAGCACTGGTTCTAAACCTGATATTCATTATTGCCATCTTATCCTCTTTTAACATGACACTTACCATGACCAGCATTGCCGGTCTCATACTGAACGTCGGTATGGCAGTGGATGCCAATGTTATTATCTTTGAACGTATCAAAGAAGAGATGAGACTGGGCAAATCCAGATCTGCGGCTATAGAAGCCGGATTTAAAAAGGCTTTCTGGACCGTAATGGACGCCAACATTACTACTTTTATTGCTGCAATTTTTCTTTCTCAGCTTGGAAAAGGACCCATTCAGGGCTTCGCAATAACCTTGGCAGTCGGTATAGTCTGTTCTCTCTTTACAGCTATATTTGTGTCCCGTCTCATCTTTGACTTCGGTACCGATGTCCTGGGAAAAGACAAAATCAGCATTTCCTGGGGGCTCAAATAATGGAAAAAGTGATTAGATTTACTAAAAACAGATACATATTTCTGACTATATCTATATTAATGATATTCGCATTCTGGATCGGAACTTTCGCTCAAGGCGGTTTCAATTTTGGAATCGACTTTAAGGCCGGTTTAAATCAGCAGATCAGGATTGAAGGAGCAGATGGCATCTCTGTTGTAAAGGATGCTCTTGACGGAATCGATGCCCTTCAGGTGCAGACAATCGGTACCGGCAAGTCCATGAATTATATGGTTCGAACCGGTGTAGATGAAAGCAATAAAAACTTTCAGGCAGAAACCGAAAAACTCATCATGGATAAACTTGAAGCTGCCTTCGGAACCGGTTCTGCCACGGTGGAGTCTACTGAGTTTGTAGGAGCCCGGTTTGCGGGAAACCTGACAAGCCAGACTGTCTTCCTGACACTCGTTGCCATGGCTTTGATCCTTATTTATATCTGGTTTAGATTTAAACTGAACTATGCGGTATCTGCAATTATGGCCATTATTCATGACGTTCTTTTCCTGATGGGATTTATAGGCATCATGCAGATGGAGTTCTCTACTGCGACAATTGCTGCTGTTCTGACGATTATCGGTTATTCCTTGAACGATACCATCGTTATCTTTGACAGGATCAGAGAAAATACAAGACTGGTTAAAGACAAGAGTTTTATGGAAGTGATCAATACCTCCATAACTCAATCACTATCCAGAACACTGATTACTTCTTTGACGACTTTCATTGCCGTACTTTTTATCTTCATAATCGGAACAGGAACAATTAAAACATTTGCCCTGAGTTTGATTGTCGGTATCATTGTCGGTACTTACTCTTCAATTTATATTGCGTCAACCATCCTTTTAGCTTGGCATGACAAGGTAGCAAATAAAGTAAAAGCAAAAGTAACTTCAACCAAAGCCGTGGATGAAAAAAAAGCTGCCCCTGCGAAAATTTCTGATAAAACGGAAGAAGCCAAGATCAAGCAGAGTGCTGATGAAATTGCCGAAGCGACAGAAAAAAGACGCCTCAGTAAACTTAAGAAAAAGAAAAAGAAATAATTATAATATTAATTTTAAAGGCTCTCTTTTAAAAGAGAGCCTTTTTATTCATACAAATGAAAAGGAGTTATCATGATTACTGAACTGGTTGAAAAGACGAGAAGCTGCCGTAGATTTGAACAGAAAGAACTACCTGAAGAATTTATGAAGTCACTTGTTGAAACGGCTCGTGTTTGTCCTTCTGCGAGAAATAAACAACCTTTGAAATATATAACCATTGAAAATCATGATTTCAGAAACCTCCTTTTTCCGCACTTAAACTGGGCCGGTAGTTTAAAAAACTGGGACGGTCCGATTGAAGGGGAAAGACCCACGGGTTATGTGGTCCTCATTCTTGATAAAAGAATCAGCAGCAGTGCCGGACTGGATACAGGAATTGTCGCGCAAACCATGCAATTGGTGGCAATGGAAAAAGGAATCGGATCCTGTATGTTAGGAGCTTTTATCAAAGAAAATGTTGCGAAGCTTCTGGAACTGGGTGATGAATTGGAAATTCAGCTTATTCTGGCTCTGGGATATCCTTTGGAAAAAAGAGTGATTGTGGATGTGAAGGATGAATCAGATGTGTCTTATTTCCGGGATGACAATCAGGTACACTACATTCCCAAACGATCGTTGGAATCACTGTTACTCCGTAAAATATGAGGATCAGCCAGGATTTTCTTTCTCTGTCATTTCATCAATAATCAATTTCATGATGAGGATGTTATCCAAGGAAGCTGGATCTTCAATGATTCTCTCTATCCTGTTGGCAGAATCTTCTTCCAGTTGATGGAAGAGTGACTCCATAGCCCTTA containing:
- the yajC gene encoding preprotein translocase subunit YajC, yielding MDNFSLALLMGIPSGGSSSSSGGSMTTSLVTFALVIGIFYFLIIRPQNKKQKETKNMIAAVKKNDKIITIGGIRGTVHSVKEETVVIKVDDDCKLEINKSAISTVLGPESKKDVKEVKEVKDVKVKKDKKDSKEIIEEEEVEKK
- the secF gene encoding protein translocase subunit SecF, which translates into the protein MEKVIRFTKNRYIFLTISILMIFAFWIGTFAQGGFNFGIDFKAGLNQQIRIEGADGISVVKDALDGIDALQVQTIGTGKSMNYMVRTGVDESNKNFQAETEKLIMDKLEAAFGTGSATVESTEFVGARFAGNLTSQTVFLTLVAMALILIYIWFRFKLNYAVSAIMAIIHDVLFLMGFIGIMQMEFSTATIAAVLTIIGYSLNDTIVIFDRIRENTRLVKDKSFMEVINTSITQSLSRTLITSLTTFIAVLFIFIIGTGTIKTFALSLIVGIIVGTYSSIYIASTILLAWHDKVANKVKAKVTSTKAVDEKKAAPAKISDKTEEAKIKQSADEIAEATEKRRLSKLKKKKKK
- the secD gene encoding protein translocase subunit SecD, whose amino-acid sequence is MNKRLRFIVVLFFLGLGAYFLFPTVQWYFNTPEEKKILANGSKEQIRNYAKVEASKDLKSLIELVKDSPDAELPENIKFLVPVAKENFKLEKLDIPKTWTVQSVLKGFQSGNEVFKTLEEYYRDDILNLKALKNKTLMLGLDLSGGMSVVVEADTESLTKRLERTPTEDDLREALTLAMEILNNRIDKFGVTEPQIRKQSNNQILIEVPGEVDPERVNSFLMGKGQLNFHIVDDAATSRIIQYAAQNPGDTFENGRPKDTEVLEAGLLVYGFYKKDNYGIDQFQRFVVIHEEVGLDGQHIDQAQVITDQITGQPNVIFNLDSEGGEIFYKFTSDNTGNTLAVVMDDKVKAAARISEPIRDSVRITGFDTAEANDLALVLRTAALPVDLRIINENAVGASLGSDAISAGLKAIMFGFIAVFIFMILYYKGAGIIADIALVLNLIFIIAILSSFNMTLTMTSIAGLILNVGMAVDANVIIFERIKEEMRLGKSRSAAIEAGFKKAFWTVMDANITTFIAAIFLSQLGKGPIQGFAITLAVGIVCSLFTAIFVSRLIFDFGTDVLGKDKISISWGLK
- a CDS encoding nitroreductase family protein, giving the protein MITELVEKTRSCRRFEQKELPEEFMKSLVETARVCPSARNKQPLKYITIENHDFRNLLFPHLNWAGSLKNWDGPIEGERPTGYVVLILDKRISSSAGLDTGIVAQTMQLVAMEKGIGSCMLGAFIKENVAKLLELGDELEIQLILALGYPLEKRVIVDVKDESDVSYFRDDNQVHYIPKRSLESLLLRKI
- the groL gene encoding chaperonin GroEL (60 kDa chaperone family; promotes refolding of misfolded polypeptides especially under stressful conditions; forms two stacked rings of heptamers to form a barrel-shaped 14mer; ends can be capped by GroES; misfolded proteins enter the barrel where they are refolded when GroES binds), which codes for MAKQLKFNEEARRKLLAGVEKLSDAVKVTLGPKGRNVLLDKKFGAPTVTKDGVSVAREIELEDPFENMGAQLVKEVATKTNDVAGDGTTTATVLAFSIVKEGLKSVAAGINPMGIKRGIDKAVEDAVQEIKKASKEINDKEEIAQVASISANNDHEIGEEIARAMEKVGKDGVITVEESKTIETTTDFVEGMQFDRGYLSPYFASNRDTMSTVMETPYILIYDKKISNMKELLPLLEKVAQTSKPLLIIAEDVEGEALATLVVNTIRGALNVCAVKAPGFGDRRKAMLEDIAILTGGEVISEEIGLKLENTELEQLGKAKMIKVEKENTTIINGEGTESGIKERISQIKIQIDDTSSDYDKEKLQERLAKLAGGVAVINVGAATEVELKEKKHRVEDALSATRAAIDEGIVPGGGLTLVQICNSLVASDNLTAEELVGYNIVKRALEEPIRQIAINAGVDGAIIADKAKHEKKGIGFDAYKMEWTNMVAAGIIDPAKVTRSALQNAASIAALLLTTECAITDLPEENMPAGAPAGGMGGMGGMGGMGGMM